Proteins from a genomic interval of Amycolatopsis sp. cg13:
- a CDS encoding propionyl-CoA synthetase, which translates to MGAYTETYRRSLDEPEQFWLEAARAIDWTQRPTRALDSSAAPFYRWYPDGELNTSYNALDRHADGGRGAQDALIWDSPVSGRKRRYTYAELRDEVAIFAGALASLGVTRGDRVILYLPMIPQAVIAMLACARIGAVHSVVFGGFAPKELAARIEDAKPKLILAASCGIEPTRVVEYKPIIDAALETTEHQPDHVVVFQREQARAELSGTDLDWTELVADADPVDPVPVKATDPLYILYTSGTTGRPKGVVRDAGGHAVALAWSMGALYDVHAGDVWWTASDVGWVVGHSYIVYAPLLVGATTVLYEGKPVGTPDAGAFWRVISEHGVQALFTAPTALRAVKKVDPDADELKKYDLSRFRTLFMAGERLDPETYHWAHDILGTPVVDHWWQTETGWPIAANPRGLEPMPVKPGSATKPVPGWDVRILDQAGEELPAGREGAITLKLPLPPGSLPTLWGDDERYREAYLSRYPGYYLTGDSGYLDEDGYLFVMGRTDDVINVAGHRLSTGSMEAVLASHPAVAECAVIGVADQLKGQVPRGFVVLKSGVEVPEEQLRDELVALVRHDIGPVAAFRDVSVVNALPKTRSGKILRKTMRGIADGRDEAVPSTIEDPTVLDALRAILRP; encoded by the coding sequence GTGGGCGCGTACACCGAGACGTATCGGCGCAGTCTGGACGAGCCGGAGCAGTTCTGGCTCGAAGCCGCCCGGGCGATCGACTGGACGCAGCGGCCCACCCGCGCGCTCGATTCGTCCGCCGCGCCGTTTTACCGCTGGTATCCCGACGGCGAGCTGAACACCTCCTACAACGCACTCGATCGGCACGCCGACGGCGGCCGCGGCGCGCAGGACGCGCTGATCTGGGATTCGCCGGTCAGCGGCCGCAAACGCCGCTACACCTACGCCGAACTGCGGGACGAGGTCGCGATCTTCGCCGGCGCGCTCGCGTCGCTCGGGGTGACCCGCGGCGATCGCGTGATCCTTTACCTGCCGATGATTCCGCAGGCCGTCATCGCGATGCTCGCCTGCGCGCGGATCGGCGCGGTGCACTCCGTGGTGTTCGGCGGCTTCGCGCCGAAGGAGCTGGCCGCGCGGATCGAGGACGCGAAGCCGAAGCTGATCCTCGCCGCGTCGTGCGGGATCGAGCCGACCCGGGTCGTCGAGTACAAGCCGATCATCGACGCGGCTCTCGAAACCACCGAGCACCAGCCGGACCATGTCGTGGTGTTCCAGCGAGAGCAGGCGCGCGCGGAGCTGTCCGGCACTGACCTCGACTGGACCGAGCTTGTCGCCGATGCCGACCCGGTGGATCCGGTTCCGGTGAAGGCGACCGACCCGCTGTACATCCTCTACACGTCCGGCACCACCGGCCGGCCGAAGGGCGTCGTGCGCGACGCGGGCGGGCACGCGGTCGCGCTGGCGTGGTCGATGGGCGCGCTCTACGACGTCCATGCCGGGGATGTGTGGTGGACGGCTTCCGACGTCGGCTGGGTCGTCGGACATTCGTACATCGTCTACGCACCGCTGCTGGTGGGCGCGACAACGGTGCTGTACGAGGGGAAACCGGTAGGAACTCCTGACGCTGGCGCGTTCTGGCGGGTCATTTCCGAGCACGGTGTGCAGGCGCTCTTCACCGCGCCGACGGCGTTGCGCGCGGTGAAGAAGGTGGATCCGGACGCGGACGAGCTCAAAAAGTACGACCTGTCCCGGTTCCGCACCCTGTTCATGGCGGGCGAGCGGCTCGATCCGGAGACCTACCACTGGGCACACGACATCCTCGGCACGCCGGTCGTCGACCACTGGTGGCAGACCGAAACCGGCTGGCCCATCGCGGCCAATCCGCGCGGTCTCGAACCGATGCCGGTCAAGCCCGGGTCGGCGACGAAACCGGTGCCCGGCTGGGATGTCCGCATTCTCGACCAGGCGGGCGAGGAACTGCCAGCGGGCCGCGAGGGCGCGATCACGCTGAAACTGCCGCTGCCGCCGGGTTCGCTGCCGACGTTGTGGGGCGACGACGAGCGCTATCGCGAGGCGTACCTGTCGCGCTATCCCGGCTACTACCTGACCGGCGACTCGGGCTACCTCGACGAGGACGGCTACCTGTTCGTCATGGGCCGCACCGACGACGTGATCAACGTGGCCGGACACCGGCTGTCGACCGGCTCGATGGAGGCCGTGCTGGCGTCGCATCCGGCGGTCGCGGAGTGTGCGGTGATCGGGGTCGCCGACCAACTGAAGGGGCAAGTGCCGCGCGGGTTCGTGGTGCTGAAGTCCGGCGTGGAGGTGCCCGAGGAGCAGTTGCGGGACGAACTGGTCGCGCTGGTCCGCCACGATATCGGGCCGGTGGCGGCGTTCCGGGACGTCTCGGTGGTCAACGCGCTGCCGAAGACGCGCTCGGGGAAGATTCTCCGCAAGACGATGCGCGGGATCGCCGACGGTCGCGACGAGGCGGTTCCGTCGACCATCGAGGACCCGACGGTGCTCGACGCGTTGCGGGCGATCTTGCGGCCCTGA
- a CDS encoding serine/threonine-protein kinase: MSGIASALLSLAHTLFGPDFCPGDWVWATTTAGALVALFPAAGALIVAIVRKGTGNRYDATTLTVFGLIGVVSVLVLPWLISSGISETFRAANAGQSTGLSGAASLSKDYCSFVGTQKAYLGGGSNVFETLFYPRGLKLSYALYLLAFTALPVGSLLFVMLQARTAFRRGPKWPSRFFWIPFVVMAVASAGMSANTAVHFWLGFLPFSVLGLIPVALVGPPPWSVINRPEPRRDEPPAAQPPPRREQLPPPPPPQNKPYPATALASAPEPPPAGALAAAPGMIPPPPGSRNAGSSRYRRVRQLGTGGFGTVWEAVDTQLNRTVALKIAHAPDRDTEERMQREARALAVVNHPNCVRVYDLAEEPDGLALVMEYLQGRPLAEVVDGQGPIDDVAAGRLWSTMAGALVAAHERGVLHRDVKPSNVILDPAGIAHLIDFGIARSQGDSKMTATGMMIGTPDFVAPEQAMGSPASPASDAWQLAATVSYALTGQPPRGTRETPMAALMAAARADPVTHMPQRSVHARILAASLDPEPRRRPTLNSVRREVDGWLSRQGKALDGPVTQIVPRRSPR, encoded by the coding sequence GTGAGCGGAATCGCGAGCGCGCTGCTCTCGCTCGCGCACACCTTGTTCGGCCCGGACTTCTGCCCGGGCGACTGGGTGTGGGCGACGACCACAGCGGGTGCGCTCGTCGCGCTCTTCCCGGCGGCCGGTGCGCTGATCGTGGCGATCGTCCGCAAGGGGACCGGCAACCGGTACGACGCGACCACGCTCACCGTGTTCGGGCTCATCGGCGTGGTCAGCGTGCTGGTGCTGCCGTGGCTGATCTCCTCGGGCATCTCGGAAACGTTCCGCGCGGCCAACGCGGGCCAGTCGACCGGACTGTCCGGGGCGGCCTCGCTCAGCAAGGACTACTGCTCGTTCGTCGGCACGCAGAAGGCCTACCTCGGCGGCGGGTCGAACGTCTTCGAGACGCTCTTCTACCCGCGCGGCCTCAAGCTCTCCTACGCGCTGTACCTGCTCGCGTTCACCGCGCTGCCGGTCGGCTCGCTGCTGTTCGTGATGCTGCAGGCGCGCACCGCTTTCCGGCGCGGGCCGAAGTGGCCGTCGCGGTTCTTCTGGATTCCGTTCGTGGTCATGGCGGTCGCGTCGGCGGGCATGTCGGCCAACACCGCGGTGCACTTCTGGCTCGGGTTCCTGCCGTTCAGCGTCCTGGGGCTGATCCCGGTCGCACTGGTCGGGCCGCCGCCGTGGTCGGTGATCAACCGGCCGGAGCCGCGCCGCGACGAACCGCCCGCCGCGCAGCCTCCGCCGCGCCGGGAGCAGCTGCCGCCGCCTCCGCCGCCGCAGAACAAGCCGTACCCGGCCACCGCGCTGGCGTCCGCTCCGGAGCCGCCGCCGGCCGGGGCGCTGGCCGCCGCGCCCGGCATGATTCCGCCGCCGCCCGGCTCGCGCAACGCGGGCAGCAGCCGGTACCGGCGCGTCCGCCAGCTCGGGACCGGCGGGTTCGGCACGGTCTGGGAAGCCGTCGACACGCAGCTCAACCGCACTGTCGCGCTGAAGATCGCGCACGCGCCCGACCGCGACACCGAGGAGCGCATGCAGCGCGAGGCGCGTGCGCTGGCCGTGGTGAACCACCCCAACTGCGTCCGCGTGTACGACCTGGCCGAGGAACCGGACGGGCTCGCGCTCGTCATGGAGTACCTGCAGGGCCGCCCGCTCGCCGAGGTGGTCGACGGCCAGGGCCCGATCGACGACGTCGCCGCCGGACGGCTGTGGTCGACGATGGCCGGCGCGCTGGTCGCGGCGCACGAGCGGGGCGTGCTGCACCGCGACGTGAAGCCGTCCAACGTCATCCTCGACCCGGCGGGCATCGCGCACCTCATCGACTTCGGCATCGCCCGCAGCCAGGGCGATTCCAAGATGACCGCCACCGGGATGATGATCGGCACGCCCGACTTCGTCGCGCCGGAACAGGCGATGGGCTCCCCGGCGAGCCCGGCGTCCGACGCTTGGCAGCTCGCCGCCACGGTCAGCTACGCGCTGACCGGCCAGCCGCCGCGCGGCACCCGCGAGACGCCGATGGCCGCGCTGATGGCCGCGGCGCGCGCCGATCCGGTCACGCACATGCCGCAGCGTTCGGTGCACGCGCGGATCCTGGCCGCGTCGCT